In the genome of Vanacampus margaritifer isolate UIUO_Vmar chromosome 1, RoL_Vmar_1.0, whole genome shotgun sequence, one region contains:
- the tmem82 gene encoding transmembrane protein 82, producing MISFILSLLPTSYLTKWLALNVDLLCRLLQGLVGACGISVLGSLLRVRLYVEEESWSDKDASCQRRVKPGLAGALRFGFVAGMLAAVGSRVASVVVLEFCLRAVSGWVTRGPNSLKALQHLLVQSQFSLGCALSCTLQFLHEGAPRGCLCLLLAAALGCWLARRAAALQGHIATLYRLHSSQRYCGICVGLMTYGRGPLLLPTLCGILSVTFAVAVMAAVAIINQHFLSATEALRFWTPLTICYTLLVVYMQDEQHDLPASHALLNSMVVRLSALMVLMLTVGRWADVIHIFVCFLGEASCLIPAADLLDAMSSQG from the exons ATGATTTCATTCATCTTGTCGCTGCTGCCGACATCCTACCTGACAAAGTGGTTGGCTCTGAACGTGGATCTGCTGTGTCGTTTGCTTCAAG GACTCGTTGGCGCGTGTGGGATCTCTGTGCTCGGCTCCCTTCTCAGAGTGCGTTTGTATGTCGAGGAGGAAAG TTGGAGTGACAAAGATGCATCTTGCCAGAGGAGGGTGAAACCTGGACTGGCGGGGGCGCTCCGCTTTGGCTTCGTGGCCGGGATGCTGGCTGCTGTAGGTTCGCGCGTGGCCTCCGTGGTGGTGCTGGAATTTTGTCTTCGAGCTGTCTCTGGATGGGTTACACGGGGACCG AACTCTTTGAAGGCGCTCCAGCATCTCCTGGTTCAAAGCCAATTCTCACTGGGATGCGCCCTCAGCTGCACGCTACAATTCCTCCACGAAGGGGCTCCGCGTGGCTGCCTTTGCCTGCTCCTGGCGGCGGCACTCGGCTGTTGGCTGGCCAGGCGGGCGGCGGCCTTGCAGGGCCACATTGCCACTCTGTACAGACTGCACAGCTCGCAGCGCTACTGCGGCATTTGCGTTGGCTTGATGACATACGGCCGCGGCCCTCTACTGCTTCCCACGCTATGCGGGATACTCAGCGTCACCTTCGCCGTGGCTGTGATGGCAGCTGTGGCGATCATCAATCAGCACTTCCTGTCTGCAACAGAGGCACTTAGGTTTTGGACACCGCTGACTATCTGTTACACTCTACTGGTGGTGTACATGCAAG ACGAGCAGCATGATCTGCCAGCAAGCCATGCGCTCCTGAACTCGATGGTGGTGCGACTCAGTGCGTTGATGGTCCTGATGCTGACTGTTGGGCGCTGGGCCGATGTAATCCACATTTTCGTGTGTTTCCTGGGTGAGGCCAGCTGTCTGATCCCCGCTGCAGATCTACTGGATGCAATGTCCTCACAG gGATGA
- the mad2l2 gene encoding mitotic spindle assembly checkpoint protein MAD2B isoform X2 yields MTTLTRQDLNFGQVVADILCEFLEVAIHLILYVREVYPSGIFQKRKKYNVPVQMSCHPELNQYIQDTLHCIKPLIEKNDAEKVVVVIMDKEHNPVERFVFEISQPPLLSISSDTLLSHVEQLLRAFILKISVCDAVLNNNPPECSFTVLVHTRNSAARNMEKVQVIKDFPWIVADEQEVHMQEPRLIPLKSLTSDIVKMQLYVEERAQKT; encoded by the exons ATGACAACGCTAACAAGACAAGATCTCAATTTTGGACAAG TGGTTGCTGACATTTTGTGTGAGTTCCTGGAAGTTGCCATTCACCTCATTCTTTATGTCCGTGAAGTTTACCCCTCTGGAATATTTCAAAAGCGAAAGAAGTACAATGTCCCAGTGCAG ATGTCATGTCACCCTGAGCTGAACCAGTACATCCAAGATACACTTCACTGTATAAAGCCGCTTATTGAGAAG AATGATGCTGAGAAGGTGGTGGTTGTCATTATGGACAAGGAGCATAATCCAGTTGAGAGATTTGTGTTTGAGATATCTCAGCCACCGCTGCTCTCTATCAG ctCAGACACATTACTGTCTCATGTGGAGCAGCTGCTGAGGGCGTTCATTCTAAAAATCAGCGTCTGTGATGCTGTTTTAAACAATAATCCACCAG AGTGTTCATTCACAGTATTGGTTCATACGAGAAATTCTGCCGCGCGCAACATGGAGAAGGTTCAAGTCATCAAG GATTTCCCATGGATAGTTGCTGATGAGCAGGAGGTCCACATGCAGGAACCCAGACTCATCCCGCTAAAGAGCTTGACATCGGACATCGTGAAG ATGCAGCTCTATGTGGAGGAGCGAGCCCAGAAGACGTAG
- the mad2l2 gene encoding mitotic spindle assembly checkpoint protein MAD2B isoform X1 translates to MTTLTRQDLNFGQVVADILCEFLEVAIHLILYVREVYPSGIFQKRKKYNVPVQMSCHPELNQYIQDTLHCIKPLIEKNDAEKVVVVIMDKEHNPVERFVFEISQPPLLSISSDTLLSHVEQLLRAFILKISVCDAVLNNNPPECSFTVLVHTRNSAARNMEKVQVIKDFPWIVADEQEVHMQEPRLIPLKSLTSDIVKVFIGKDFYRSSIHPSSAILGSGRGGSSFSREAQTSLSPATSTSSSDGIPRRSQACRESL, encoded by the exons ATGACAACGCTAACAAGACAAGATCTCAATTTTGGACAAG TGGTTGCTGACATTTTGTGTGAGTTCCTGGAAGTTGCCATTCACCTCATTCTTTATGTCCGTGAAGTTTACCCCTCTGGAATATTTCAAAAGCGAAAGAAGTACAATGTCCCAGTGCAG ATGTCATGTCACCCTGAGCTGAACCAGTACATCCAAGATACACTTCACTGTATAAAGCCGCTTATTGAGAAG AATGATGCTGAGAAGGTGGTGGTTGTCATTATGGACAAGGAGCATAATCCAGTTGAGAGATTTGTGTTTGAGATATCTCAGCCACCGCTGCTCTCTATCAG ctCAGACACATTACTGTCTCATGTGGAGCAGCTGCTGAGGGCGTTCATTCTAAAAATCAGCGTCTGTGATGCTGTTTTAAACAATAATCCACCAG AGTGTTCATTCACAGTATTGGTTCATACGAGAAATTCTGCCGCGCGCAACATGGAGAAGGTTCAAGTCATCAAG GATTTCCCATGGATAGTTGCTGATGAGCAGGAGGTCCACATGCAGGAACCCAGACTCATCCCGCTAAAGAGCTTGACATCGGACATCGTGAAG GTGTTTATTGGCAAGGATTTCTATaggtcatccatccatccatctagcgCTATTCTGGGGTctggtcgcgggggcagcagctttagcagggaagcccagacttccctgtccccagccacttcaaccagctcctctgacgggatcccaaggcgttcccaggcctgCCGAGAGTCTCtctag